In Calditrichota bacterium, the genomic stretch CATCGAAACATCCTGCGACGACAGCGCCGCAGCGGTCGTCGAGAACGACCGCGTCCTGTCCAATGTGATTTCCACGCAAGTGGTGCATCGCACTTACGGCGGTGTGGTGCCGGAGTACGCCTCACGTGCCCATTTGCGCCTGTTGCTTCCGGTCATTACCGCCGCGATGGAGCAAGCCAAGGTGGACAAACACGACCTCGAGGGTATCGCCGTCACCTATGGCCCGGGGCTGGCAGGCTCCATCCTTGTGGGGCTCAACGTGGCAAAGAGCCTGGCGTTGGCCCTGGAGATTCCTTGGGTGGGCATCAATCACCTGGAGGGCCACATCTTTGCCAATTTCCTCCTGGAAGAGAGGCCCTGTACTCCTTTTCTCTGCCTGATTGTCTCCGGCGGCCACACGCAGTTGGTGGTAGTGGAAGAAGAGGGTTGCTATCGCACGCTCGGGCGAACCATCGACGATGCTGCAGGAGAAGCCTTCGACAAGGTGGCGCGGGTACTGGGCCTTGGCTATCCCGGTGGGCCTGCGGTCGCGCAGCTTGCGGAGCGCGGCAATCCTCGGGCGATTGCCTTCCCACGCGCCATGATGCAGGAGGGCAATTTCCATTTCAGCTTCAGCGGGGTGAAGACGGCGGTTCTCTACTACGCGCGCGCCCTCTCTGCGGAGGAACTGCGGGCACAACTCCCGGACATTGCCGCCAGCTTTCAGGCCGCAGTCGTCGATGTGCTGGTGCATAAGACTATGGCCGCGGCGAGACTTTGCGGCCTGGACACTATCTGCTTGGCAGGTGGCGTGGCTGCCAACAAGGCCTTGCGTGAGGCGCTTGCTACTGCGGTCTCAGAAGAGGGTTATAGACTCTTTGTCCCGCCACCGGCGCTCTGCACCGACAACGCGGCAATGGTCGCCCGTGCCGGTATTTCCCGCCTCTCGCGCGGCGAGCGTTCCGGCGATGAGCTTGAGCCAGAGCCCTCTC encodes the following:
- the tsaD gene encoding tRNA (adenosine(37)-N6)-threonylcarbamoyltransferase complex transferase subunit TsaD, which gives rise to MLILGIETSCDDSAAAVVENDRVLSNVISTQVVHRTYGGVVPEYASRAHLRLLLPVITAAMEQAKVDKHDLEGIAVTYGPGLAGSILVGLNVAKSLALALEIPWVGINHLEGHIFANFLLEERPCTPFLCLIVSGGHTQLVVVEEEGCYRTLGRTIDDAAGEAFDKVARVLGLGYPGGPAVAQLAERGNPRAIAFPRAMMQEGNFHFSFSGVKTAVLYYARALSAEELRAQLPDIAASFQAAVVDVLVHKTMAAARLCGLDTICLAGGVAANKALREALATAVSEEGYRLFVPPPALCTDNAAMVARAGISRLSRGERSGDELEPEPSLVLGNEEQITWGSC